Part of the Salinigranum rubrum genome is shown below.
GCTGGGGAGGTACGCCTCCTCCCGGGCGAACATCGGGAACGGGACGTCGTAGCCGGTGACGCGCTCGGGGGGCGACTCCAGGTGGTAGAAGGCGGTCTCCGTGAGTCGGGAGACGATTTCGGCCCCGAGTCCGGCCGTCATCGGCGCCTCGTGGACGACGACGCACCGGCCGGTCTTCTTCACCGACTCGGTTATCGTCTCGGTGTCGAGCGGATAGATCGTCCGGGGGTTGACCACCTCGACGTCGGCGTCGACGCCGTCGACGGCGCTCAGGGTCGTCCGGAGCATCGATCCCCACGCGACCACCGTCACGTCCTCGCCCGCCTCGACGACCGTCGCCTCGCCCAGCGGGAGGGTGTAGTCTCCCTCGGGCACTGGCTCGCGCATCGCCCGGTAGAGTCGCGTCGGTTCCATGAAGACGACGGGGTCGGGGTCGCGAATCGAGGCGGTGAGCAGCCCCTTCGTCTCCGTCGGGGAGGAGGGAACCACCACCTTCAGTCCGGGGACGTGCGCGAAGCCGGCCTCGAAGCTCTCTGAGTGGTGTTCGAGCGCGCGAATCCCGCCGCCGTACGGCGTCCGAATCGTCATCGGGCAGGTGAACCCGCCGCGAGAACGGCTCCGGAGACGGGCGGCGTGCTGGACGAGTTGGGCGAACCCCTGGTAGAGGAACGACTGGAACTGAATCTCCGCGACGGGCGTCATCCCCGCGGCGGCGAGACCGATGCCGACGCCGACGATACCCGACTCCCCGAGCGTCGAGTCGTACACTCTCTCGGGGTACGCGTCGACGAGGCCGTCCGTCGCGCGGAAGACGCCGCCCGTCACCCCGACGTCCTCGCCGAACAGGACGACCGAGTCGTCGCGGGCGAGTTCCTCGTCGAGCGCCTGCTGGACCGCCTCGACGATGCGAAGCTCATTCGCCATCGACCGCACCCCCCTGTGCGCCCGAGAACGCCGTCAACTGGCGTTCGAGCCACGGCGGCATCTCGCCGTACGCGTGTTCGAACATGTCCGCCGGGTCGACGTCGGCCGCCATCCCCTTCGCCCGCTCGATGGCGTCGGCGACCTCCGTTTCGAGTT
Proteins encoded:
- a CDS encoding alpha-ketoacid dehydrogenase subunit beta, whose translation is MANELRIVEAVQQALDEELARDDSVVLFGEDVGVTGGVFRATDGLVDAYPERVYDSTLGESGIVGVGIGLAAAGMTPVAEIQFQSFLYQGFAQLVQHAARLRSRSRGGFTCPMTIRTPYGGGIRALEHHSESFEAGFAHVPGLKVVVPSSPTETKGLLTASIRDPDPVVFMEPTRLYRAMREPVPEGDYTLPLGEATVVEAGEDVTVVAWGSMLRTTLSAVDGVDADVEVVNPRTIYPLDTETITESVKKTGRCVVVHEAPMTAGLGAEIVSRLTETAFYHLESPPERVTGYDVPFPMFAREEAYLPSEERVRAGVERALSE